A single region of the Nicotiana sylvestris chromosome 6, ASM39365v2, whole genome shotgun sequence genome encodes:
- the LOC138871843 gene encoding GRIP domain-containing protein RUD3-like, translated as MDELIGNLKTYEMKRKKDSERKEPKKERTWYSKLKAVTQALVAWGDSSSESEREPDAENNSMIAVETEATNLDNDKEILTLELGETEQSRDDLVVCVVDLNETITNLEKEKETLNEMINSVENERHDLMVVSVELKETIEGLNNEKYTLEEKNSATQQERDDFLVIINDLEETIEELNREHRTGSLGKGKEQLQAELVKVKIDLEKSLKWTWSSDAVTAMYLNNSGNR; from the exons atggatgagttgattggaaatctgaagacatacgagatgaaaagaaagaaagacagtgaaaggAAAGAGCCGAAGAAggaaagaacctggtactcaaaacTAAAAGCAGTGActcaa GCTCTTGttgcttggggagactcctccagtgaaTCAGAAAGGGAACCGGATGCAGAAAACAATTCCATGATAgcagtggaaactgaagcaacgaA CCTTGAtaatgataaggagatcctgaccttagaactaggagaaactgaacaatctagagatgatctggtggtctgtgtagtggacctaaatgagaccataactaatcttgaaaaagaaaaggaaactcTAAATGAAATGATAAACAGTGTAGAAAATGAGAGACATGACCTGATGGTTGTGTCGGTTGAATTGAAGGAAACAATAGAAGGTCTCAACAATGAGAAATACACCCTAGAAGAAAAAAATTCAGCTACTCAGCAAGAGAGGGATGATTTCTTAGTGATAATCAATGacctagaggaaaccattgaggaactcaatagagaacataggactgggagtcttgggaaagggaaggaa caacttcaagctgaattggtgaaagtaaaaattgatcttgaaaaatctctgaagtggacctggtcctcagatgctgtCACTGCTATGTATTTGAATAATAGTGGAAACAGGTAG